One Hyalangium gracile genomic window carries:
- a CDS encoding DnaJ domain-containing protein, with amino-acid sequence MAEGEVRQYFVRNDKGTIWGPLTLTTIELLLDNGVIQGRVQVSEDGLHFAFPGRFPHLRDAFPRELWGDVIAPGETVQVARAELPPEMMGPGAPVPPGAPAPHAPGASPMAGPGAIAQAAAPRPGPGAVAQAAAPRPGPGVQAAVAAAPGAMPRGQAPMAGAGAPAGVPRPGPGAVAPPGAPVAGPGARPAAGPPGAMPVNPSGSFRAVAPAAAGARPVAPASGTVPAVPSAPGAAPAASAPRAPPGANPSGTFASVAAPGSDAPKPPPVVSPSGTFASVSAPLAPPAQGSLEQHSPVALYGRIAAGTLTGLLTLTLADRAIQLHFRKGSPEFIDSSHPEDGLGALLTQARLLTAEQFQQAEAARPRFGGEILAALFGLGLLQPSTAFNHLSQRALSILLKGLRAESGTFTYEARDLPAAKAMPLGNKWAVLSDQIRRIPSVDLRRRLQPVLNLPIMKSEGIVATSDLRLTPHEVRVLTVIDGVRSLSQLLADFPQDTDYILRLAFLLKELEAVSFAAVAQRAPEPKAAAPQPPPAAAPRPAAPNPAAPPAAASRTAIPTVNPSAPAAAAPRPAAPNPAAPPAAASRTAIPTVNPPAPAAAAPRPAAPNPAPAAAAARPAAPNPAAPPAAASRTAVPTVNPSASAAAAVPAAAAPKPAAPASSAPASAAPATGPGAEEMPALRQTAATLKGQNHFERLGLTEQTEAGAVKIAYFKLARLYHPDTLPPGAPPELERLKAEIFGYIGDAYRTLTDEKTRKDYIELLKSGDTGKEEVDVVAILQAEERFKRGIVFMKARKYAEAVTIFDEAIQLNAEEAEFHVWRAYARFCAAPDKKAAQAEAFRDIMAALKKNERCAAGHYFLGVIAKTLGDASGSLKHFKRTVEIQPDHIDAQREIRMAAQKK; translated from the coding sequence ATGGCGGAGGGTGAGGTCCGGCAGTACTTCGTCCGCAACGACAAGGGCACCATCTGGGGCCCGCTGACCCTGACGACCATCGAGCTGCTCCTCGATAACGGCGTCATCCAGGGTCGGGTCCAGGTGTCCGAGGACGGGCTCCACTTCGCCTTCCCGGGCCGCTTCCCACACCTGCGCGATGCCTTCCCTCGCGAGCTGTGGGGAGACGTGATTGCCCCGGGCGAGACGGTTCAGGTGGCTCGGGCGGAGCTGCCCCCGGAGATGATGGGTCCCGGCGCTCCTGTCCCACCTGGTGCCCCGGCTCCGCACGCCCCCGGCGCCAGCCCCATGGCGGGCCCGGGTGCCATCGCCCAGGCCGCCGCGCCCAGGCCAGGCCCCGGTGCCGTCGCCCAGGCCGCCGCGCCCAGACCGGGCCCAGGAGTCCAGGCCGCCGTGGCGGCGGCTCCCGGCGCGATGCCGCGAGGCCAGGCCCCCATGGCGGGTGCCGGCGCCCCGGCCGGAGTGCCCAGGCCGGGCCCGGGAGCAGTGGCTCCTCCCGGCGCGCCCGTGGCCGGTCCCGGAGCTCGCCCCGCCGCGGGCCCCCCCGGCGCCATGCCCGTCAACCCTTCGGGCTCCTTCCGCGCCGTCGCGCCCGCGGCGGCCGGGGCCCGTCCCGTTGCTCCGGCGTCCGGGACCGTTCCGGCCGTGCCGTCGGCTCCCGGAGCCGCACCCGCGGCGAGCGCCCCAAGAGCTCCTCCAGGCGCCAACCCCTCTGGCACCTTCGCCTCCGTGGCCGCGCCCGGGAGCGACGCGCCGAAGCCTCCGCCGGTGGTGTCGCCCTCGGGCACCTTCGCCTCGGTGAGCGCGCCCCTGGCGCCTCCCGCGCAGGGCTCGCTCGAGCAGCACTCTCCCGTCGCCCTCTATGGCCGCATCGCCGCGGGCACCCTCACGGGCCTGCTCACCCTGACGCTGGCGGACCGCGCCATCCAGCTCCACTTCCGCAAGGGCAGCCCCGAGTTCATCGACTCGTCGCACCCCGAGGATGGACTGGGCGCGCTGCTGACCCAGGCGCGGCTGCTCACCGCCGAGCAGTTCCAGCAGGCCGAGGCCGCTCGCCCGCGCTTCGGCGGGGAGATCCTCGCGGCCCTGTTCGGCCTGGGGCTGCTGCAGCCGTCCACCGCCTTCAACCACCTCTCCCAGCGCGCGCTCTCCATCCTCCTCAAGGGCCTGCGCGCCGAGTCCGGCACCTTCACCTACGAGGCTCGGGATCTCCCGGCGGCGAAGGCGATGCCGCTGGGCAACAAGTGGGCGGTGCTGAGCGATCAGATCCGCCGCATCCCCTCGGTGGACCTGCGGCGGCGCCTGCAGCCCGTGCTGAACCTGCCCATCATGAAGTCCGAGGGCATCGTCGCCACGAGCGACCTGCGCCTCACGCCGCACGAGGTGCGCGTGCTCACCGTCATCGACGGCGTGCGCTCCCTCTCGCAGCTGCTCGCGGACTTCCCGCAGGACACTGACTACATCCTGCGGCTCGCGTTCCTCCTGAAGGAGCTCGAGGCCGTCTCCTTCGCCGCCGTCGCCCAGCGCGCCCCCGAGCCGAAGGCGGCAGCGCCTCAGCCGCCTCCCGCCGCCGCGCCCAGGCCCGCCGCCCCCAACCCGGCCGCGCCCCCCGCCGCGGCCTCCCGGACCGCCATTCCGACGGTGAATCCCTCGGCACCCGCCGCCGCCGCGCCCAGGCCCGCCGCTCCCAACCCGGCCGCGCCCCCCGCCGCGGCTTCCCGGACCGCCATTCCGACGGTGAATCCCCCGGCACCCGCCGCCGCCGCCCCCAGGCCCGCCGCTCCCAACCCGGCCCCTGCCGCCGCTGCCGCCCGTCCCGCCGCCCCCAATCCGGCCGCGCCCCCTGCCGCGGCCTCTCGGACCGCCGTTCCGACGGTGAATCCCTCGGCATCCGCCGCGGCCGCGGTTCCTGCTGCCGCCGCCCCCAAGCCCGCGGCCCCGGCCTCGAGCGCCCCCGCGTCCGCCGCACCCGCCACGGGCCCTGGCGCGGAGGAAATGCCAGCGCTCCGGCAGACCGCCGCGACGCTCAAGGGGCAGAACCACTTCGAGCGGCTGGGCCTCACGGAGCAGACGGAGGCCGGCGCGGTGAAGATCGCCTACTTCAAGCTGGCCAGGCTGTACCACCCGGACACGCTGCCGCCCGGCGCGCCGCCGGAGCTGGAGCGGCTGAAGGCCGAGATCTTCGGCTACATCGGCGACGCCTACCGGACGCTCACGGACGAGAAGACCCGCAAGGACTACATCGAGCTGCTCAAGTCGGGAGACACCGGCAAGGAAGAGGTGGACGTGGTGGCCATCCTCCAGGCGGAGGAGCGCTTCAAGCGGGGCATCGTCTTCATGAAGGCGCGCAAGTACGCCGAGGCCGTGACGATCTTCGACGAGGCCATCCAGCTCAACGCCGAGGAGGCCGAGTTCCACGTCTGGCGCGCCTACGCCCGCTTCTGTGCCGCCCCGGACAAGAAGGCCGCCCAGGCCGAGGCGTTCCGGGACATCATGGCCGCCCTCAAGAAGAACGAGCGCTGCGCCGCCGGGCACTACTTCCTGGGTGTCATCGCCAAGACGCTGGGGGACGCCTCGGGGTCGCTCAAGCACTTCAAGCGGACGGTGGAGATTCAGCCAGACCACATCGACGCGCAGCGAGAGATCCGCATGGCGGCCCAGAAGAAGTAG